The genome window tctctaattatgttgttgttgttgttttagttttggttttgttttgttggcCAGGAAGATTAATTTTAAAGTAGGTGTAAATCAAAATGTTGATTCAAAATACCTCCACGtctgattgaacacttgtgggaccagctttgtcgtgctgtgcgtgccagagtagccaataTAACCACATTGGATGatctgcgacgaatcctggttgaagaatggaatgccatgccACAGCAATGTGTGACCAGACTGGTGAGCAGTATGAGGAGGAGGTGCCAGACTGTTGAGGCTGACTAGTGTTGATTGAGCACAGGATAATTGTCAATTTGACAccttctgtttgagaccccactacattcacaagacgtgtactcagtcgTGAAAATGTGATTGTGTCAAATAAGGGGGTCATTGTAACTTTAATAAATTAGCTGTTCGTTGATATGCAACAAGATATGAACATTCACATATACAACTTATTTtagttcatttgtttgttttttgtgtgtatttgttGCGAATCCAGGTGTTTTACTCGCTTGTGGACACTCTTGGAATCGTCAACGTCGCTTCACACTCAGCACTTTCCGTGATTTTGGCATCGGCAAATCCAGATTCCAAGACCAAATCTCAACTGAAACCGAACAAGTCATCAAAGAACTCACCAAATATCAAACGAATCCAGTGGATCCGCATAGGATTCTAACCATAGCTGTATCTAACATTATCTGTTCAGTTGTGTTTGGGCAAAGATTTGAGTATTGTGACGAACGATTTCAAGAACTTTTACGCAACCTTGATGCGAGTATTGAGGCATCTGCATCAGGTGGTTTATTGCATTTTGTACCATTAGTAGCTCACTTCTTTCCTACCTTCAAAAGGACCACCATACAAACGACGGCACGTTTAGTTCATTTTGTAAACGAAATCGTGAATGAACatagaaataattttgattgtgaGAATTTTAAAGATTATATAGACGTATTTCTGAATGAAATCAATATGAATAACACCAGTGAAAACGAAGGCAGTATCATTTCTTTGTCAGAAGAAAACTTAATTCATTCTGTCGTGCAATTATTCGTCGCTGGCTCTGAAACTACTGTCACCACACTCCGTTGGTGTTTCCTGTACATGATAGCATACCCAGACATCCAAAGTCGTGTACAAGATGAAATTGACTCAGTCGTTGGGAGGAAATCTTTTCCAAAAGTGAACGATAAATTGCCCTTTACAGAAGCTACTATCATGGAAGTCCAACGAATCGCCAGTATTGTACCTCTTGGTGTACCTCATATTGCAGCGACGGATACGACTTTACGTggatattttattccaaaaggaACAATGATTATGCCCAATCTTTGGGCTATTCATCATAATAAGGATAAATGGGATGAACCAGAAAAGTTCAAACCTGAGCGATTTCTGGATAGCAATGGAGATTTGTGTCATCAAACCGAATATGTACCGTTTAGTACAGGTAAATGGTGTTGAATACTACGCCAGAAAAttatccttacacttgggaaaaaattataaatttcaaACTAAACCCTATACCCGAAAGGATtcaaacaagcgcaacaaagaggcGGCACAATTTTCTCAGTCAAGCTTTATAGCAGTaagtttttgtttcagtttttttctgctctgtacttttcacaacttttatttcatttttcagttcttttgtttcaggtttcttttgttccttttgttttaaatttgaatttaaaaaaagcgCGCATAAATGAGCCACCCACCACTCTGAAACCAGAAGTCTAGTCCGTGGATTTTTGAAAAGGCAAGTttgccacttttaaaactggaccctcgTGTAataaaatgcttgtaactttactttatgaggtcacattggattcaatgtggtgtcataatgtgcatctattaaaaaaattctcaaatatggtttagttttaaaatgagGAATTTTTTCAAGTGTAAGAATACTTTTGGCGCATTATATAACATTAACATGTATATATAACATTAATTGGATATGTGTGtgaggtgtgtggggtgtgtggggtgtggggtatACGGGGGTGTGGGTGTTATTTGTGTGGGGATgggacacagtgtcatcgaccctatatcttcatgggagaaatcgccatggtaggttgaatccacagccacgattggccatttggttcagacctttgaagctctttgagacgaataactagtcgagggacatgactaaggttACTCACAATAGCcatgtaattgatcttggttgtgcgtgaataagcttgtataccccattgaagtcaatggtcatcgacttttatactgcctagtagtgagtgcagctgtactacacgatgtagtctatacaggaccaacgcaatataaaattagagttttggtccgattttgagttcaaagcgcacggccaattttcaaagcgcattctagcgaccatcatatctgttcaacacgtattttcaagtgtatgagaccacatctggtttcttgagaaaaattcatttacgggagatattcatcattttctaacccggtatccgaagattttcgtctgatatcaaaatcgtgcatagcaattcacgtgtatcgatcccgtgtattcattttagtgtctctgctacaccaaataattattagccaggcggtgtcggtgtgtgggaGAGTGTGTGTTCAAATTTACTATTAAATTTGGCTATAATTaaatacattgtacaatgtatacaCATGGTGGGGTGAGCTATTAACCAAGTGATTAgttttgttttgtaaatgaaGACATGAGCACAAGAAAaccgtaagtccatatttggcattttgagatatgatcgtttaaacttttaaaaataagataatttaaaaaccaaaaaagccataatattgacACTTCTCAGGTACATGAGTATaagcaagaagaatcattttgtatatcaaccaaataaatatctgtaatattgatcgatattgatcgatttatcaattttgaacttacggtcttcttgcgctcggattgaaatAAAAGCTTATAACTAAAAAttgaatgcagatgttggaaatatttaaccatattggtaatctatgtgcaaagacgtgcaatttgacacttttttttttaattttaaggttgttttaacatttgacctcagttgatctttaaccggaagtgaccctctaaTTCATTCaccgagctcaaaatgtatgataaattatatacTTTCATAATCGTGTtgatgagacgagtaatttgacatgcctcttgacgacattggacaatttttcatttttgacccctcttgaaacctcacgtgacccctatggggatgggccaaatgtcaaaaaaattgtcaaaatttttgtcttcatccaataacttcaaaaccaccaGTAACTCTATTTCGttaaaagtggacttacagttttcttgcgctcatgtcttcaaATACTGACTTATTATCGtttgttcatattttgaaacAGGTAGACGCGCTTGTCTGGGAGAAAACCTGGCCAAGATGGAGTTATTTGTGTTCTTTACGCATCTCTTACATCAGTTCTCCTTCTGGAAGTCAGACGAGTCTCCTCCGATTACATTTGAGAGTACTATAGCCGCAACCAACGCACCTCTTCCGTTTAAACTAATCGTAACAAAACGGTAAAAGTGATGTTgctaaatcataattttttacaatcataaaaaaaaacagaTTTCTGATTTCTTTTATAAGAAGCGAAGGTGTGATATATTGCAAGAGATAAGACGAAAAGCGGCGTGATAACATTCTGAAATGTTAGTCAATGTTGGATTATATTGAGTCTGTCCGTATAAACAATCTCACGAGTcgagtcatggtcaggatttgctCGGCCATTGCTGGGTCCccgctgcaccaaactggtgttttgacCGCCCAGTTGTgcgaataaaagccgcctaacgcctagagaagatgcaaggacgaggagggttaatagaattatatatatataatagagataaattcgcaggtaatcccgtcgcatctattcatacatagtccttttgttcgcaagtactagACATCCATTTgaagtagcgtttgatatggtatgactttattttctttgtaccgcACGTAAAAggcaatagaccatgtagaagctattgtgttgtaaactttcatcattcttttgtctacgtgtgttTTCGCCGCAGTTGTAAAACGGCTGATGGAATgtagtttaaaattcccgccaaagccgaatcatttcacattttgggtgcattgaaGCCGACaggacccagttatggctgccagtgaAGTGTAGGATTGCAtgaaatgagattcgtctatatgaacacttaaattaattacaaatattttcttACTTGTATGTAGTATATTTGAAGTTCATTTATTAGTGTACTGGAATAATGggggaaatgtaaaaaaatatatttttaaaaaacatttccaTACAATCGAGAtaaaacgataaattaaaataTATCTAACGTCACTTGAACGTGGTGCTCAACAAATGTCATTTGAGGTAACCACATTGTATTTGGatatcttgaatatctcggattgcccaagggtgacgattttacaccccctagaatcttattctacaacactcaaagatcatttatcagcaaaaaatcaAACTTTAACTGTCTAAAACGCTATAGTTATTTattatgataccttttgtcactaaaacgCCCTTTGAATGCTATTTCCGAgttacgtggcggccatcttgaatatctcggattgcccaagggtgacaattttacaccccctagaatgttattctacaccactcaaagatcatttatcagcaaaaaccCAAACTTTAACTGTCTAAAACACTATAGTTATTtagtatgataccttttgtcactaaaactccatttgaatgctatttccgAGTTatgtggcggccatcttgaatatctcggattacccaagggtgacaattttacaccaattagaatcttattctacaccactcaaagatcattaaTCAGCGAAAAAACacaactttaactgcccaaaacactattgGGTATGATACCC of Amphiura filiformis chromosome 14, Afil_fr2py, whole genome shotgun sequence contains these proteins:
- the LOC140169818 gene encoding cytochrome P450 2J4-like — encoded protein: MSFFAIDASTALIAVLVFLVIFYFFRKPTNVPPGPRGLPILGCLPNLAYYVYRTGCKEPFRLFDYIAKDYGNVFSMHVATKLIVVVNDYESVREAFRNPHLNDRPKVHMIPESEAGVLLACGHSWNRQRRFTLSTFRDFGIGKSRFQDQISTETEQVIKELTKYQTNPVDPHRILTIAVSNIICSVVFGQRFEYCDERFQELLRNLDASIEASASGGLLHFVPLVAHFFPTFKRTTIQTTARLVHFVNEIVNEHRNNFDCENFKDYIDVFLNEINMNNTSENEGSIISLSEENLIHSVVQLFVAGSETTVTTLRWCFLYMIAYPDIQSRVQDEIDSVVGRKSFPKVNDKLPFTEATIMEVQRIASIVPLGVPHIAATDTTLRGYFIPKGTMIMPNLWAIHHNKDKWDEPEKFKPERFLDSNGDLCHQTEYVPFSTGRRACLGENLAKMELFVFFTHLLHQFSFWKSDESPPITFESTIAATNAPLPFKLIVTKR